In one window of Lewinella sp. 4G2 DNA:
- a CDS encoding type II toxin-antitoxin system RelE/ParE family toxin, producing the protein MYSIELKPSARKALNKIADKQRKRLESAIDKLQEDPKPHGSIKLSGNSDLYRIRVGKFRVIYSIENDVLVITIVKVSDRKDAYKKK; encoded by the coding sequence ATGTATAGTATTGAGCTTAAACCATCCGCTAGAAAAGCACTTAATAAAATTGCTGATAAACAGCGGAAGCGGTTAGAATCAGCTATCGATAAACTGCAGGAAGATCCAAAACCACATGGAAGCATAAAATTATCAGGGAACAGTGATTTGTATCGCATCCGAGTAGGAAAGTTTCGGGTGATTTATAGTATCGAAAATGACGTTCTGGTAATCACTATTGTCAAAGTCAGCGATCGTAAAGACGCATATAAAAAGAAATAA
- a CDS encoding MATE family efflux transporter has protein sequence MNREILKLAIPNILSNLSVPLLSSYDTALMGNLSGTHIAAVGLGSMAFNFVYWNFGFLRMSTTGLTAQAYGREDHREQQTLLKRSLLLAVLFSTALVLLQYPLAELTAWLLNIRPDQSELVDTYFYIRIFAAPAALLQMVLFGWFFGRQNALYPLLLTFFVNGANIGLSTYFVTTLGWGIAGVAWGTVGAQYLGLALAFVLLFLELRKVRAEVKRLGKEITQRAGALTEGLAAFLKINRDIFIRTLCLTLSFAFFYNRANALDVGTAVVAGNVILLQLVNWLSYGVDGFAFAAESLVGKYHGANDRPQLIVATKKIFAWGMGLAALYAVIYGFGQEHLLQLFAPESTSADTLAAALTYLPLLVAFCLLATPCYLLDGIYIGLTASTAMRQTMLLAFAGYLASYCLVGQHLGNWGLWGSLLFFMVLRAVVQAWWLRSGRVGF, from the coding sequence GTGAACCGCGAAATCCTCAAGCTCGCCATCCCCAACATTCTTTCGAACCTCAGCGTGCCCCTGCTTTCGAGCTACGACACCGCGTTGATGGGCAACCTGAGTGGCACCCACATTGCGGCGGTTGGGTTGGGAAGTATGGCCTTCAACTTCGTGTACTGGAACTTCGGTTTTCTGCGGATGAGCACCACGGGGCTCACCGCACAAGCCTACGGGCGGGAGGACCACCGGGAACAGCAGACCCTCCTCAAACGCAGTTTGCTGCTGGCCGTACTCTTCTCTACGGCCCTGGTCTTACTGCAGTATCCCCTGGCGGAGTTAACGGCCTGGCTACTCAACATCCGGCCGGACCAATCCGAGTTAGTCGACACTTACTTCTACATCCGCATCTTCGCGGCCCCGGCGGCGCTGTTACAAATGGTCCTCTTCGGGTGGTTCTTCGGGCGGCAGAATGCGCTGTACCCATTGTTGCTCACCTTCTTCGTCAATGGTGCCAACATTGGCTTGAGTACCTACTTCGTCACCACCCTCGGCTGGGGGATAGCCGGTGTGGCCTGGGGCACGGTCGGCGCACAGTACCTCGGGCTTGCTCTTGCGTTCGTCCTGCTGTTCCTGGAACTACGCAAGGTCCGGGCGGAGGTAAAACGGTTAGGGAAAGAAATCACCCAACGGGCGGGTGCCCTCACCGAAGGCCTCGCTGCCTTCCTGAAGATCAACCGGGACATCTTCATTCGGACCCTCTGCCTCACGCTCAGTTTCGCCTTCTTCTACAACCGGGCCAATGCGCTGGACGTCGGCACGGCCGTTGTTGCCGGGAACGTCATCCTGCTCCAACTCGTCAACTGGCTGAGCTACGGCGTGGACGGTTTTGCCTTCGCCGCCGAGAGTTTAGTGGGCAAATACCACGGTGCCAACGACCGTCCGCAACTGATCGTCGCCACCAAAAAGATATTCGCCTGGGGGATGGGCCTGGCCGCCCTGTACGCCGTGATCTACGGATTTGGCCAGGAGCATTTATTACAATTATTCGCCCCCGAATCCACCTCCGCGGATACCCTCGCCGCTGCGCTTACCTATTTGCCACTGCTGGTCGCCTTCTGTCTACTCGCCACGCCGTGCTACTTACTGGATGGCATTTACATTGGCCTTACCGCCTCTACGGCCATGCGCCAAACCATGCTACTGGCCTTCGCTGGATACCTGGCGAGTTACTGCCTGGTGGGGCAGCACTTGGGCAACTGGGGTTTGTGGGGGAGCCTGCTGTTCTTCATGGTATTGCGGGCGGTGGTGCAGGCCTGGTGGTTGCGGAGTGGGCGGGTTGGTTTTTGA
- a CDS encoding tetratricopeptide repeat protein, with the protein MQPLIPPFIQQRLLDGHLSGEIEAFTLNVDLSGFTPLTEELMKEGVSGAENLSKILNEVFEPLVSLVYAHGGIIPYFAGDAFTAVFPLQLSRIHAQQILQLTDEVRSIFSSRKNIFGGKYRIGIKAGVAAEKVSFGIVGDDLKAFYFRGPAIKAATTAQSKAEEGGVVLSDKMNALLEGQEVITQEISTGFFRVVGEFSFELDTTLFMHPLTLPEVSTDVAGSFLPAEVVRYDQAGEFRTVVSVFLSFEAIHTHQQLDRFAAAVLKQVSDFGGYFKEVDFGDKGSVMVIFFGAPVSYENITVRALEFALTVRTELEELRDTLETNFRFRIGMTVGTAFTGIVGGKERAQYACVGNRVNLAARIMSAADWQDILVDDELGNTPHFRYKLKGNTSYKGIAEPVPTFSLQGRKQALGKPNYGNRLVGREAEIQQLLAFAQPIFAGKMAGVAYVLGEAGIGKSRLTFEVRRQLNDREPVNWLLASSDQILRKPFNSFIYLLHRMFRQSQELGAAQNQRRFQFRLNQIRQGLRNANSDLAPGILEELDRTQSVLAAQIGIPLPHSLWTQLNAQGRYQNTIAALVNLLRAEAILAPTVLELEDIHWMDEDSHTVIQRLIRQSTNLPILIVATSRADDNGNYSHLKEGETERAASVGSLRVELTALSEEAVRNMAEATLGAPIADETLATLLRTTNSNPFYLEQVLEYFRENELLSTDDQGVLNLTDESIKLSSSISSILTARIDRLSDMVRETVKAAAVIGREFDLPVLTEVLREETGLDSDEELAELLREQISIAERGQIWSAMSELRYIFRHSLLREAVYSMQLTTRLQQLHHQIANVIERLYQDSLEERFVDLAFHYEHAGNKEKTIEYLGKAANYARSNYQNQQALDLYARLIEKFTNSPNYELTVNTHLNQGKVLEIVGRWDEAERTYTEAQRIAKSSRDIVLLGRANNHLGRLFTFKGEYEKAMDYLKIAASLFESVDDILGIAKAYTSMGNLYFRTANYQEALKHYNQSLDQGFSQAGISSSAETISHLGLTHMNLGNFGEGIGIIENQIPLHQANQDNMGLANLYTNLGIIYFESGNYDKAKENHYAGLELARELGIKRLQAIGFGSLGSVYEKEGNYEEAVDLFTKDLLICNELGDLQGIAVTEGLIGDINSVMGNFTVAIQHLDHSLAICRELGYRKGIAKAVNTLGDIYFLQKQYDISVMYYDQAIEVARNTNNKLVLVSSLEEKGRVLLASNQLGELEELVTETRAIAKELGNPDLLHVTRLLEARSLTAIDPQKFGESCEMIRELLARPELEEDIRAECYLILYRLSGGLDKESGNNALNLYEMLYATTPKFIFRKNKEDLRRELER; encoded by the coding sequence ATGCAACCATTGATCCCACCATTTATTCAGCAGCGCTTACTCGACGGCCACCTCTCCGGTGAGATCGAAGCCTTTACGCTGAACGTGGATCTGTCCGGTTTCACCCCGCTAACGGAGGAACTCATGAAGGAGGGCGTCAGCGGAGCGGAAAATCTATCCAAGATCCTGAATGAGGTATTCGAGCCACTGGTATCACTCGTGTACGCGCACGGCGGGATCATCCCTTACTTCGCCGGGGATGCGTTTACGGCGGTCTTCCCCCTCCAACTTAGCCGGATCCACGCTCAGCAGATCTTGCAATTAACGGATGAAGTCCGTAGCATCTTTTCGAGCCGCAAAAACATCTTTGGGGGCAAGTACCGCATTGGCATCAAGGCAGGCGTCGCCGCCGAGAAGGTGAGTTTCGGAATTGTGGGTGATGACCTGAAAGCCTTTTACTTTCGGGGCCCAGCAATTAAAGCTGCTACCACCGCGCAAAGCAAAGCCGAGGAGGGCGGCGTTGTCCTTTCGGATAAAATGAATGCACTGCTGGAAGGTCAGGAAGTGATCACCCAAGAAATTTCTACCGGCTTCTTCCGCGTAGTGGGAGAGTTCAGTTTTGAGTTGGACACCACGCTTTTCATGCACCCACTCACCCTTCCGGAAGTGAGTACGGACGTGGCCGGATCCTTCCTGCCGGCGGAGGTTGTCCGCTACGATCAGGCGGGAGAGTTTCGGACAGTGGTCTCCGTGTTTCTCTCCTTTGAGGCTATCCATACCCACCAGCAACTCGACCGTTTTGCCGCGGCCGTCCTTAAGCAGGTCAGTGATTTTGGTGGCTACTTTAAGGAGGTCGACTTTGGGGACAAGGGTTCCGTCATGGTCATCTTCTTTGGTGCGCCGGTATCCTACGAAAACATTACCGTCCGCGCCCTCGAGTTTGCCCTGACGGTACGGACGGAGTTAGAAGAGTTGCGGGATACCCTGGAGACGAACTTCCGGTTCCGGATTGGAATGACGGTTGGCACCGCCTTCACCGGTATCGTTGGTGGGAAGGAAAGGGCCCAGTACGCTTGCGTGGGCAACCGCGTCAACCTCGCCGCCCGCATCATGAGTGCGGCCGATTGGCAGGACATCCTCGTGGACGATGAACTAGGGAATACTCCCCACTTCCGCTACAAATTGAAGGGGAACACCAGTTACAAGGGCATCGCTGAACCCGTCCCCACCTTCTCTTTGCAAGGCCGGAAGCAAGCACTCGGCAAACCCAACTACGGCAACCGCCTGGTGGGCCGGGAGGCGGAGATCCAGCAGTTATTGGCATTCGCTCAACCCATTTTCGCCGGCAAGATGGCTGGCGTAGCCTACGTGCTCGGGGAAGCCGGCATCGGTAAGAGCCGACTGACCTTTGAGGTCCGCCGCCAACTCAACGATAGGGAACCGGTGAATTGGCTACTGGCGTCGTCGGATCAGATTTTACGCAAGCCCTTCAACTCCTTCATCTACCTCCTACACCGGATGTTCCGGCAAAGCCAGGAGCTAGGAGCTGCCCAAAACCAGCGGCGCTTTCAATTCCGGCTCAACCAGATCCGCCAGGGCTTACGGAACGCAAATTCGGATTTAGCGCCCGGCATACTGGAGGAACTGGATCGCACGCAGAGTGTACTCGCCGCCCAGATCGGTATTCCCCTCCCCCATAGTTTGTGGACGCAGCTCAACGCCCAGGGCAGGTACCAGAACACTATCGCTGCTCTCGTCAACTTATTACGTGCCGAAGCCATTCTGGCACCCACCGTGCTGGAGTTAGAGGATATTCACTGGATGGACGAGGATAGCCACACCGTTATCCAGCGGTTGATCCGCCAGTCCACGAACCTTCCTATCCTGATCGTTGCCACCTCCCGGGCGGATGACAACGGGAATTACTCCCACCTCAAAGAGGGGGAAACGGAGCGGGCCGCCAGTGTCGGTTCCCTGAGGGTAGAGCTCACGGCTCTTTCCGAAGAAGCCGTTAGAAATATGGCCGAGGCCACCCTCGGCGCACCCATTGCGGATGAAACCCTGGCCACCCTGCTGCGGACTACCAACAGCAACCCCTTTTACCTCGAGCAGGTGCTGGAGTATTTCCGCGAGAATGAATTGCTGTCCACCGACGATCAGGGCGTCCTGAACTTGACGGACGAAAGCATCAAACTCTCCTCCAGTATCTCGTCCATCCTTACGGCAAGGATTGACCGCTTATCGGACATGGTTCGGGAAACCGTAAAGGCCGCCGCGGTAATCGGCCGGGAATTCGACCTTCCGGTCCTGACGGAAGTCCTGCGGGAGGAAACCGGCCTGGACTCCGACGAGGAGTTGGCGGAACTGCTCCGCGAACAGATCAGCATCGCCGAGCGGGGGCAGATCTGGAGCGCGATGAGCGAGCTCCGCTACATCTTCCGCCACAGCCTGCTGCGGGAGGCCGTGTACAGCATGCAGCTCACCACGCGGCTGCAGCAACTGCACCACCAGATCGCCAACGTCATTGAACGGTTGTACCAAGATTCGCTGGAGGAACGGTTCGTGGATCTCGCCTTTCACTACGAGCACGCCGGCAACAAGGAAAAAACTATTGAATACCTCGGCAAGGCGGCTAACTACGCCCGGTCCAACTACCAGAACCAACAGGCCCTGGATCTATACGCTCGCTTAATTGAGAAATTCACCAACTCGCCGAACTACGAACTGACCGTCAACACCCACCTCAACCAGGGTAAGGTGCTGGAGATCGTCGGGCGGTGGGACGAAGCCGAGCGGACCTACACCGAGGCACAGCGGATCGCGAAAAGCAGCCGGGACATCGTTCTCCTCGGCCGCGCCAACAATCACCTGGGCCGGCTTTTCACCTTTAAGGGGGAGTACGAAAAAGCGATGGACTACCTTAAGATTGCCGCCAGCCTTTTTGAATCGGTGGACGATATCTTGGGTATCGCCAAGGCTTACACGAGCATGGGCAACCTCTACTTCCGGACGGCCAATTACCAGGAGGCACTCAAGCACTACAACCAGTCGCTCGACCAGGGTTTTAGCCAGGCGGGTATCTCCAGTTCGGCCGAGACCATCAGTCACCTCGGGCTTACCCACATGAACCTGGGCAATTTCGGGGAGGGGATCGGTATCATTGAGAATCAAATCCCCCTCCACCAAGCCAACCAGGACAACATGGGCTTGGCCAACCTGTACACCAACCTCGGGATCATCTACTTTGAGAGCGGGAACTACGACAAGGCGAAAGAGAACCACTACGCTGGTCTCGAATTGGCCCGCGAGCTTGGTATCAAAAGATTACAGGCCATCGGCTTTGGTAGCCTCGGCAGCGTCTACGAAAAAGAAGGGAACTACGAAGAAGCCGTGGATCTTTTCACCAAGGATCTCCTGATCTGCAACGAGTTAGGCGATCTGCAAGGCATCGCCGTAACCGAAGGTCTCATTGGTGATATCAATTCCGTCATGGGTAATTTCACCGTGGCGATCCAGCACCTGGATCATTCTCTGGCCATCTGCCGGGAACTGGGATACCGCAAGGGCATCGCCAAGGCAGTCAATACCCTCGGCGATATCTACTTCCTGCAAAAGCAGTACGACATCTCCGTTATGTATTACGACCAGGCCATCGAGGTAGCCCGGAATACGAACAACAAGCTCGTGCTGGTCTCCTCCCTCGAGGAAAAAGGGCGGGTACTACTGGCCAGCAACCAATTGGGCGAACTCGAGGAATTGGTGACTGAGACCAGGGCGATCGCCAAGGAACTGGGCAACCCCGACTTACTGCACGTAACCCGATTGCTGGAAGCGCGCTCCCTCACCGCCATTGACCCCCAAAAATTCGGGGAGAGTTGCGAGATGATCCGCGAATTACTCGCCAGGCCGGAACTTGAAGAGGACATCCGCGCCGAATGCTACCTGATCCTTTACCGCCTGAGTGGAGGCCTGGATAAGGAATCCGGCAACAACGCCCTGAACTTGTACGAGATGCTTTACGCGACCACCCCAAAGTTCATCTTCCGCAAGAATAAGGAGGATCTCCGCAGGGAATTGGAGAGATAA
- a CDS encoding OmpA family protein, with product MKAVNYIFILLLCAALFAATGCNTSRTAKGAVIGGTTGGVIGGAIGKKGGDGKKGVVIGSVIGGTAGAIVGRYMDKQAQEIQEEVPGAVVETTTTVDPETGETVTESINVTFGGGVLFEFNSTALTANSRAELDRMAKIMNRYPDTDITIDGHTDSKGSEAYNLELSQKRAAAVADYLAQDGIARRRMITQGFGETRPVATNETDAGRAQNRRVVLGIKGTEALTRKAKEGTLSVPE from the coding sequence GTGAAAGCAGTAAACTACATTTTCATCCTCCTACTCTGTGCTGCCCTGTTTGCCGCTACGGGCTGTAATACCTCCCGCACCGCCAAGGGAGCCGTTATCGGTGGAACGACCGGCGGCGTGATCGGCGGTGCCATCGGCAAGAAGGGCGGAGACGGTAAGAAGGGCGTCGTCATCGGCAGCGTGATCGGCGGAACGGCCGGCGCCATCGTGGGCCGCTACATGGATAAGCAAGCCCAGGAGATCCAGGAAGAAGTGCCCGGCGCCGTCGTAGAAACCACCACCACCGTAGACCCGGAAACGGGCGAAACCGTCACGGAATCCATCAACGTCACCTTCGGCGGCGGGGTCCTCTTCGAATTTAATTCCACGGCCCTGACGGCCAACAGCCGCGCCGAACTCGACCGCATGGCCAAGATCATGAACCGTTACCCGGATACGGACATCACCATCGACGGGCATACGGACAGCAAAGGATCGGAAGCCTACAACCTGGAACTCAGCCAAAAAAGAGCCGCCGCGGTGGCTGATTATCTCGCCCAAGATGGCATCGCCCGCCGCCGCATGATCACCCAGGGCTTCGGGGAAACCCGCCCCGTCGCCACGAACGAAACCGATGCCGGCCGCGCTCAGAATCGTCGTGTCGTGCTCGGCATCAAGGGTACTGAGGCACTTACTCGGAAAGCGAAGGAGGGAACGCTCTCCGTACCGGAGTAG
- a CDS encoding metal ABC transporter ATP-binding protein has product MATAISVADLSVSYDRKRVLSNIFLEIEEGHRYGILGPNGSGKSTLLKSMLGLIDDYTGRVEILGKDVADVRRRVVYVPQRSEIDFTFPTTVRDVVLMGRYPHKRVFQRLNEADRKLAEEAMRELGILDLQHRQIGELSGGQQQRTFLARALAQQADILFLDEPFVGVDIPTEEKIIEVLRRLSAAGKTLMIVHHDLQAVPDYFDHVILLNQRLIGYGKTEEVFTPELLRRAFGGQLAMLQQID; this is encoded by the coding sequence GTGGCCACCGCTATTTCCGTTGCCGACCTCTCCGTTTCCTACGACCGCAAACGCGTGTTGAGCAACATTTTCCTGGAGATCGAGGAAGGCCATCGCTACGGCATCTTGGGGCCAAACGGCTCCGGTAAGTCGACCTTGCTGAAGTCCATGCTGGGCCTGATCGATGACTATACCGGTAGGGTGGAAATTCTGGGAAAGGACGTGGCCGACGTCCGCCGCCGGGTCGTCTACGTACCACAGCGGAGTGAGATTGACTTCACCTTCCCCACTACGGTGCGGGACGTTGTTCTGATGGGTAGGTATCCCCACAAGCGGGTCTTCCAACGGCTCAACGAAGCGGATCGTAAGCTGGCCGAGGAAGCAATGCGAGAGTTGGGCATCCTGGACCTCCAACACCGACAAATCGGAGAACTATCCGGTGGCCAGCAGCAGCGGACCTTCCTGGCCCGGGCCCTCGCGCAACAGGCGGATATTCTGTTTCTGGATGAGCCCTTCGTTGGGGTGGACATTCCCACGGAGGAGAAGATCATTGAAGTGCTGCGCCGCCTTTCGGCGGCGGGGAAGACGCTGATGATCGTTCACCACGACTTACAGGCGGTGCCGGATTACTTTGATCACGTGATCCTCCTTAACCAACGCCTGATTGGCTACGGGAAGACGGAAGAGGTATTTACGCCAGAGTTGCTCCGCCGGGCATTCGGGGGTCAATTGGCCATGTTGCAGCAAATCGATTAA
- a CDS encoding peptidylprolyl isomerase → MRKLLFLLLFAAFFTGCESGSENILIKTNLGDIEVRLFDERPKHRDNFRKLVAEGYYDGMLFHRVIPNFMVQGGDPNSKTARPGQPLGGGGPGYTIDAELGSPHIRGALAAARTNNPAKASSGSQFYIVTGQKQSPATLDQFQTIKNITYSPEQREAYTTIGGRPDLDMDYTVFGEVVSGMDVVDKISAMATDGQARPNEDVVMESVTFK, encoded by the coding sequence ATGCGTAAACTACTCTTCCTCTTACTCTTCGCGGCCTTCTTCACTGGCTGTGAAAGTGGCTCCGAAAACATCCTCATCAAGACGAATCTGGGTGACATTGAGGTCCGACTGTTCGACGAGAGGCCGAAGCACCGGGATAACTTCAGGAAGCTGGTGGCGGAAGGGTACTACGACGGCATGTTGTTCCACCGCGTCATCCCCAACTTCATGGTACAGGGTGGTGACCCTAACAGTAAGACGGCCCGGCCCGGCCAACCCCTCGGTGGTGGCGGCCCCGGTTACACCATTGATGCGGAACTCGGCTCCCCCCACATCCGGGGTGCGCTCGCGGCGGCCCGGACGAATAACCCCGCCAAGGCTTCTTCCGGATCTCAATTCTACATCGTGACGGGGCAGAAGCAGAGCCCCGCTACCCTCGATCAATTCCAAACGATCAAGAATATCACCTACAGCCCGGAGCAGCGGGAAGCGTACACCACCATTGGTGGCCGCCCCGATCTGGATATGGACTACACCGTATTTGGTGAGGTCGTCAGTGGGATGGACGTTGTCGACAAGATCTCCGCCATGGCTACCGACGGCCAGGCGCGCCCGAATGAAGACGTTGTGATGGAAAGCGTCACCTTTAAGTAG
- the crtD gene encoding 1-hydroxycarotenoid 3,4-desaturase CrtD yields MHTTIIGAGIAGLAAAVRLAVAGHEVDVYERSAGPGGKLSQFSLGEYRFDFGPSLFTMPQYVDELFELAGEDPKDHFEYVRLPNVCHYWWRDGTTFVAPSDTEQLAERAAETFGVDAQRIRDFMAAAAHKYETTGRTFLEKSLHKSETWLDWGVAGAMLKIPGLDLFKSMNAVHERDLGHPKLVQLFNRFATYNGSNPYKAPGLLSMIPHFEHHFGAYLPKGGMFDISQRIYELGKRLGVRYHFNTPVTQIRRSRGCVVGIETHQGPVATDAAICNMDVWLAYDKLLTGAKKPKRTLSQQKSTSAVIFYWGVDRTFGELGVHNIFFADDYKKEFDELEAGRLADDVTIYVNVSSKIVTKDAPAGGENWFVMVNAPADTGQDWSSWVEGLRQRVLTRLNQQLLAPAAAPENTLENHIVEERIVTPPEIESLTGSHQGALYGTSSNNTMAAFLRHKNFSSDVDGLYFLGGSVHPGGGVPLCLLSAKITAELVGED; encoded by the coding sequence ATGCACACCACCATCATCGGAGCCGGGATCGCCGGCCTCGCCGCCGCCGTCCGCCTCGCCGTTGCCGGCCACGAGGTCGACGTCTACGAACGCAGCGCCGGGCCCGGCGGCAAACTTTCCCAATTTTCACTCGGCGAGTACCGCTTCGATTTTGGCCCGTCCCTGTTCACGATGCCCCAGTACGTGGACGAGCTCTTCGAACTGGCCGGCGAGGACCCCAAAGACCACTTCGAGTACGTCCGCTTACCCAACGTTTGCCACTACTGGTGGCGGGATGGAACCACCTTCGTTGCCCCTTCCGATACCGAACAATTGGCCGAGCGGGCCGCGGAAACCTTCGGGGTGGACGCCCAGCGCATCCGCGACTTCATGGCTGCTGCCGCGCACAAATACGAGACCACCGGCCGCACCTTCCTCGAAAAATCGCTCCATAAATCGGAGACCTGGCTCGACTGGGGCGTCGCAGGGGCCATGCTCAAAATTCCCGGGCTGGATCTGTTCAAAAGCATGAACGCCGTCCACGAGCGCGATCTCGGCCACCCCAAACTCGTCCAACTCTTCAACCGCTTCGCCACCTACAACGGCTCCAATCCCTACAAAGCGCCGGGGCTGCTCTCCATGATTCCCCACTTCGAGCACCACTTCGGCGCTTACCTGCCCAAAGGGGGCATGTTCGACATCAGCCAGCGCATCTACGAACTCGGCAAACGGCTCGGGGTGCGCTACCATTTCAACACGCCCGTTACGCAGATTAGGCGCTCACGCGGGTGCGTAGTCGGGATCGAGACGCACCAAGGACCGGTCGCCACGGACGCCGCCATCTGCAATATGGACGTGTGGCTCGCCTACGATAAGTTGTTAACCGGGGCCAAAAAGCCAAAGCGGACCCTCAGTCAACAGAAATCCACCAGCGCCGTGATCTTCTACTGGGGCGTGGACCGCACCTTCGGCGAACTCGGGGTCCACAACATCTTCTTCGCGGACGACTACAAAAAGGAATTCGACGAGCTAGAAGCGGGCCGCCTGGCGGACGACGTTACCATCTACGTCAACGTCAGCAGCAAGATCGTTACCAAGGATGCACCTGCCGGCGGAGAGAACTGGTTCGTCATGGTCAATGCGCCGGCCGATACCGGTCAGGATTGGTCGTCCTGGGTGGAGGGTCTGCGTCAGCGGGTCCTTACGCGGCTCAACCAACAGTTGCTCGCACCCGCGGCAGCGCCAGAAAATACCTTGGAAAACCACATCGTGGAAGAGCGGATCGTCACCCCACCCGAAATTGAAAGCCTGACGGGAAGCCACCAGGGAGCGCTGTACGGAACGAGCTCGAATAACACCATGGCGGCCTTTCTGCGCCACAAGAACTTTAGTAGTGACGTGGATGGCCTCTACTTCCTGGGTGGCTCCGTGCACCCGGGTGGGGGCGTACCCTTGTGCCTCCTCTCGGCCAAGATCACCGCGGAATTAGTGGGTGAAGATTAA
- the gatA gene encoding Asp-tRNA(Asn)/Glu-tRNA(Gln) amidotransferase subunit GatA — MLPTSIQATREAIAAGRTSTVEIVKAYLAAIEDQRYLNIYVEVFGDEALREAARQDEALTQGAKLGKLAGVVVSIKDVLCYQGHGVSAGSAMLENFVSPYNATAIQRLLEEDAIIIGRTNCDEFAMGSGNENSHYGPTRNAADVARVPGGSSGGAAVSVQAGTCLVAVGSSTGGSVRQPASFCGVYGFKPTYGRISRHGLIAYGSSFDSIGFLAHNVQDISLLLEVTAGADTKDSTAPNKPVLPYAKAAPDREPQSIVYFAELLESDALDDAVKESMQATIDKLKGLGHTLIPAKFSYFDYVVPTYYVLTTAEASSNLSRFDGMRYGHRSPDAEDLQETYTRSRTEGFGAEVQRRILLGTFVLSSGYYDAYYGKAQKARRLIRDQLQGILDAHDFILMPVSPSLPWPVGERVDDPVANYLADVYTVLANLAGLPAIAIPAGTAGHLPVGFQLMADQWEENKLLRFVKGL; from the coding sequence ATGCTACCAACTTCCATTCAGGCTACCCGGGAGGCCATCGCTGCGGGCCGGACATCCACCGTCGAGATCGTCAAAGCTTACCTCGCCGCGATTGAGGACCAGCGCTACCTGAACATCTACGTGGAGGTTTTCGGCGACGAAGCGCTCCGCGAAGCAGCCCGCCAGGATGAGGCGCTGACGCAGGGTGCCAAGCTGGGGAAATTAGCCGGGGTCGTCGTCAGTATCAAGGATGTGCTCTGTTACCAGGGGCACGGGGTGAGCGCCGGATCGGCCATGTTAGAGAACTTCGTCAGCCCCTACAACGCAACGGCCATTCAACGGCTGCTCGAGGAGGACGCCATCATCATCGGCCGCACCAATTGCGATGAGTTCGCCATGGGCTCCGGCAACGAAAACAGCCATTACGGGCCCACCCGTAACGCAGCGGACGTCGCCCGCGTACCCGGTGGCAGTTCCGGTGGGGCGGCCGTTTCCGTGCAGGCGGGGACCTGCCTCGTCGCAGTCGGGTCCAGTACCGGAGGGTCGGTCCGCCAACCTGCTTCCTTTTGCGGCGTCTACGGTTTCAAACCTACTTACGGGCGGATCAGCCGCCACGGCCTCATCGCTTACGGGTCCAGTTTTGATTCCATTGGTTTCCTGGCGCACAACGTGCAGGATATTTCTCTGCTGTTGGAGGTGACCGCCGGCGCGGACACCAAAGACTCCACGGCCCCCAATAAGCCCGTCCTCCCCTACGCGAAGGCGGCCCCCGACCGGGAGCCCCAGAGCATTGTCTACTTCGCCGAACTGCTCGAGAGTGATGCCCTCGACGATGCCGTGAAGGAAAGCATGCAGGCAACGATCGACAAGCTGAAGGGGCTGGGTCACACGCTCATTCCCGCCAAGTTCTCCTACTTCGATTACGTCGTCCCCACCTATTATGTCCTCACCACCGCCGAGGCCAGCAGCAACCTCAGCCGGTTCGACGGGATGCGCTACGGCCACCGTAGCCCGGACGCGGAGGACCTCCAGGAAACCTACACCCGCTCCCGTACCGAAGGCTTCGGCGCCGAAGTACAGCGGCGAATCCTCCTCGGCACCTTCGTCCTCAGCAGTGGATACTACGATGCTTATTACGGCAAGGCCCAAAAAGCCCGCCGCCTGATTCGCGACCAATTACAGGGCATCCTCGATGCGCACGACTTCATCCTCATGCCCGTTAGCCCCAGCCTACCCTGGCCAGTCGGGGAACGGGTGGACGACCCGGTGGCCAATTACCTGGCGGATGTCTATACCGTCCTGGCCAACCTCGCTGGTCTCCCCGCCATCGCCATCCCCGCCGGCACGGCCGGTCACCTCCCCGTAGGCTTCCAATTGATGGCGGACCAGTGGGAGGAGAATAAGTTGCTGCGGTTTGTGAAGGGACTTTAG